One segment of Deltaproteobacteria bacterium DNA contains the following:
- a CDS encoding ABC transporter permease, with translation TSAWWLVTFPGIAILITVLGANLTGNWLRDVLDPKQKLR, from the coding sequence TCACCTCTGCCTGGTGGCTGGTGACCTTTCCTGGAATCGCTATTCTCATAACCGTTCTCGGGGCCAACCTCACCGGGAACTGGCTCAGAGACGTGCTTGATCCCAAGCAGAAACTGCGTTGA